The proteins below come from a single Prolixibacter sp. NT017 genomic window:
- a CDS encoding thiol-disulfide oxidoreductase DCC family protein, translated as MNSGDRNKEGIGPVILFDGVCNLCNASVRFILKYEKSPRYRFAPLQGKFASEVRYQYALPEDADSVVLIEKNQVFTASTAALRIARHLKAPWNWLVIFNVLPVSFRDKVYHWIARNRYRWFGKKEVCEIPSPEIAHRFLD; from the coding sequence ATGAATTCCGGAGATAGAAATAAGGAAGGAATAGGGCCCGTCATCCTTTTCGACGGCGTATGTAACCTATGCAACGCATCTGTTCGGTTTATTCTGAAATATGAGAAGAGTCCGCGCTACCGCTTTGCTCCGTTGCAAGGGAAATTTGCCTCTGAAGTTCGCTACCAATATGCTCTTCCGGAAGATGCAGACAGCGTCGTTCTTATCGAGAAGAACCAGGTTTTTACCGCTTCGACAGCTGCCTTGCGGATTGCCCGTCACCTGAAAGCTCCGTGGAACTGGCTGGTTATCTTTAACGTTTTGCCGGTTTCCTTCCGGGATAAAGTTTATCACTGGATAGCCCGAAACCGGTATCGTTGGTTTGGCAAGAAAGAGGTTTGCGAAATTCCGTCACCGGAAATTGCGCACCGCTTTCTCGACTGA
- a CDS encoding N-acetylmuramoyl-L-alanine amidase, producing the protein MHKKIPESPSILIRITIHTIFILFWFGNSFAQNSDHPEVKAKRGDGIYNLLERNGLPAGEYLNKFIELNKSKLGPNNTLYEGQSYLLPVATLYAEEPLFGKEYEKVRIQDRKLEGAVFYLVSGHGGPDPGAMGKIGKHRLTEDEYAYDVTLRLGRALIQHGAKVYFIIRDPKDGIRDEYYLENRSDEYCYPHQKIPLDQNERLRQRAATVNELYKRDPSSKYKRCIVIHVDARNRHRNIDLFFYHFEKSKSGEQLAEAMRHSMKVNYKENQPNRGYNGTVTSRRLYMLTRTNPTAVYIEMGNINHTRDQQRLIYPDNRQALADWLTEGIVKDYQSRQ; encoded by the coding sequence ATGCACAAAAAGATTCCCGAATCTCCCTCCATTCTCATCCGTATTACCATCCACACCATTTTTATTCTCTTTTGGTTTGGGAATAGCTTTGCGCAGAATTCAGACCACCCGGAAGTAAAAGCGAAAAGAGGCGACGGTATTTATAACTTACTGGAAAGAAATGGTCTTCCTGCCGGCGAATATCTGAATAAATTCATCGAACTGAATAAGTCGAAGCTGGGGCCGAACAATACTTTATATGAGGGACAAAGCTATCTGCTTCCGGTAGCCACATTGTATGCCGAAGAACCACTGTTTGGTAAAGAGTACGAGAAGGTGCGGATTCAGGACCGAAAACTGGAAGGCGCTGTATTTTACCTCGTAAGCGGACACGGAGGTCCTGATCCGGGAGCGATGGGGAAAATTGGTAAGCACCGGTTAACCGAAGACGAATATGCCTACGACGTCACATTGCGACTGGGCAGAGCGCTGATTCAACACGGAGCCAAAGTATATTTCATTATTCGTGACCCGAAAGACGGAATCCGCGACGAATATTATTTAGAGAATCGTTCGGATGAATATTGTTACCCACACCAGAAAATACCGCTCGACCAAAACGAACGGCTTCGTCAACGGGCGGCCACGGTGAATGAGCTGTACAAGCGAGACCCGTCATCCAAATATAAACGATGCATCGTCATCCATGTGGATGCGCGGAACCGGCACCGAAACATCGACCTTTTCTTCTATCACTTCGAAAAAAGCAAGAGCGGTGAACAACTGGCCGAAGCGATGCGCCATTCCATGAAAGTAAATTATAAGGAGAACCAACCGAATCGTGGATACAACGGCACCGTAACGAGCAGGCGGCTATACATGCTCACACGAACCAACCCCACGGCGGTTTACATCGAAATGGGGAACATCAACCACACACGCGATCAGCAGCGACTCATCTACCCCGATAATCGACAGGCACTGGCGGATTGGCTGACCGAAGGAATCGTCAAAGACTATCAATCGCGTCAATGA
- a CDS encoding 5'-nucleotidase C-terminal domain-containing protein, giving the protein MNRLLFPLMKIERMRKFFLLLVLASALASCQQHTATVGQAQYQNIKLDSTLKVSADPKIQAQIQPYRDSLEAQMSQKLCVAQEALLAGRPESLLGNFVSDLVLAEGKAICQEKYPDVHPAVSYMNRGGFRAPIPKGEVTVKNIFELMPFENEVVLLKLKGSDLRRLMNHMASRGGEGVAGMRFGIRKDKAIKCRVDGEPLDNDKTYWMVTSDYLADGGDGSKTLSKNLQRINTGVKLRDLIIAHMRKLGEEGKMATAKLDGRIYHAK; this is encoded by the coding sequence ATGAATAGACTTTTGTTTCCACTGATGAAAATTGAACGAATGCGGAAGTTTTTCCTGTTGCTGGTATTGGCATCGGCCCTGGCATCGTGTCAGCAGCATACTGCAACTGTTGGCCAGGCACAGTATCAGAACATCAAACTGGATTCCACACTGAAGGTGTCGGCCGACCCTAAAATTCAAGCCCAAATACAACCTTATCGCGATAGCCTGGAGGCACAGATGTCCCAAAAACTTTGTGTTGCTCAGGAGGCGCTGCTTGCCGGAAGACCGGAAAGTCTGCTGGGAAATTTTGTGTCCGATTTGGTTTTGGCTGAAGGGAAAGCAATCTGTCAAGAGAAATATCCGGATGTCCATCCTGCGGTGAGCTACATGAACCGGGGAGGTTTTCGGGCACCCATCCCGAAAGGAGAAGTGACGGTAAAAAATATCTTTGAACTGATGCCTTTCGAAAATGAAGTGGTTTTGCTGAAGTTGAAAGGCAGTGATTTGCGTCGTTTGATGAATCACATGGCTTCGCGGGGCGGAGAAGGTGTTGCCGGAATGCGTTTCGGTATCCGGAAAGACAAAGCCATCAAATGTCGCGTTGACGGAGAGCCGCTGGATAACGACAAAACGTACTGGATGGTAACGAGTGATTATTTGGCCGATGGCGGTGATGGTAGCAAGACGTTATCGAAGAATCTGCAGCGGATAAATACCGGTGTGAAGCTGCGTGATCTGATTATCGCTCATATGCGGAAGCTGGGTGAAGAAGGAAAGATGGCAACAGCAAAACTCGATGGGAGGATTTATCATGCAAAATAG
- a CDS encoding bifunctional UDP-sugar hydrolase/5'-nucleotidase, with product MGGFIMQNRRTFIKNLAAGSVGVGLLGKAAVSLAAKSDDYTKLSILHTNDWHSHIDPFPADAPRHANEGGMARRSALINQIRKEEKNILLLDAGDVFQGTPYFNFYKGKLEFELMSEVGYDAATIGNHEFDNGLEGIDKQLPHAKFPFICSNYDFSDTILAGKTMKNKVFERGGIRIGVYGLGVELNGLVAPNNFGKTRYLDPLKVALEQEKYLREEQGADMVVCLSHLGYKYRDDKVSDQVIADNTYATDLIIGGHTHTFLERPEMHTNKAGKQILVNQVGWAGLLLGRIDFYVTRKGDTKPEYTAIPIK from the coding sequence ATGGGAGGATTTATCATGCAAAATAGGAGAACGTTTATCAAGAACCTGGCGGCCGGCTCGGTTGGTGTAGGCTTGTTGGGAAAAGCTGCCGTTTCGCTGGCTGCTAAGAGTGATGACTACACCAAATTGAGCATTCTGCATACCAATGATTGGCACTCGCATATCGATCCGTTTCCGGCCGATGCGCCCCGTCATGCAAACGAAGGGGGAATGGCTCGTCGTAGTGCGTTGATCAATCAAATACGAAAAGAAGAAAAGAATATTCTGCTGCTTGATGCCGGCGATGTTTTCCAGGGAACTCCCTATTTCAACTTCTATAAAGGAAAGCTGGAGTTTGAACTGATGAGCGAAGTCGGTTATGATGCAGCCACCATTGGAAACCACGAGTTCGACAATGGTTTGGAAGGAATTGACAAGCAATTGCCGCATGCGAAATTCCCGTTTATCTGCTCCAATTACGATTTTTCCGATACCATCCTTGCCGGGAAGACGATGAAGAACAAAGTATTCGAGCGGGGAGGAATCAGGATTGGAGTATACGGACTCGGTGTTGAACTGAACGGTCTGGTGGCACCCAACAACTTTGGGAAAACCCGTTACCTCGACCCGTTGAAGGTGGCGTTGGAACAGGAGAAATACTTACGTGAAGAACAGGGAGCGGACATGGTTGTCTGCCTCTCGCATCTGGGATACAAATACCGGGACGACAAAGTGAGCGACCAGGTGATCGCAGATAATACCTATGCTACCGATCTGATTATTGGCGGTCATACGCATACGTTCCTCGAACGTCCGGAAATGCATACCAACAAAGCTGGCAAGCAGATTTTGGTGAACCAGGTAGGATGGGCCGGTTTGCTCCTCGGACGTATCGACTTTTACGTAACGCGCAAAGGAGATACCAAACCGGAATATACGGCAATCCCAATCAAGTAA
- a CDS encoding tyrosine-type recombinase/integrase: protein MKRKVMTATLGVHFVIRKSKLIGGKAPIYARVTVNKERCEISIKKFVDVKVWNPQKGRGRILADEYKNLTFHLSRHTFATTITLCNGVPIESVGKMLGHSKLSTTQIYAKVVETKLGKEMSKLRDKLGE, encoded by the coding sequence ATGAAAAGGAAAGTAATGACTGCTACTTTGGGCGTTCATTTTGTCATACGGAAGAGCAAGCTCATAGGGGGCAAAGCGCCTATTTATGCCCGTGTTACAGTGAATAAAGAGCGCTGTGAAATTTCTATCAAAAAATTTGTTGATGTCAAAGTCTGGAATCCACAAAAAGGGAGGGGGCGAATCCTTGCGGATGAATACAAAAACCTTACTTTTCATCTGTCACGCCACACATTTGCCACCACCATAACTTTATGTAATGGTGTTCCGATTGAATCGGTCGGCAAAATGCTGGGGCATTCCAAATTGAGTACAACTCAGATTTATGCAAAAGTGGTAGAGACAAAATTGGGCAAGGAGATGAGTAAATTGAGGGATAAGCTGGGCGAATAA
- a CDS encoding alpha-ketoglutarate-dependent dioxygenase AlkB — protein sequence MDLFNTLINENKNLLPKDGTVNYFGRILSKQKADDYLRYLLTSIQWKHDEAIVYGKHLLTKREVAWYGDENYDYAYSGVTRRALSWTNELLELKALVENKINEKFNSCLLNLYHSGEEGMAWHSDAEKDLKKNGTIASLSFGAERKFSLKHKHTKEKLSFALAHGSLLIMKDETQTHWLHSLPKMRKVHQPRINLTFRTIIR from the coding sequence ATGGATTTGTTCAACACACTGATCAACGAGAATAAAAACCTTCTGCCCAAAGACGGAACCGTGAATTACTTTGGTAGAATACTGTCAAAGCAGAAGGCCGACGATTACCTGCGATATCTGCTGACCTCAATTCAGTGGAAGCATGATGAAGCTATAGTATATGGGAAACACCTTCTGACAAAAAGAGAAGTAGCATGGTATGGAGATGAAAATTATGACTATGCTTACTCCGGTGTAACACGCCGGGCTTTGTCCTGGACAAACGAACTACTGGAACTCAAAGCTCTTGTTGAGAATAAAATAAACGAGAAATTCAATTCTTGTTTACTAAATCTGTATCACTCAGGTGAAGAAGGGATGGCCTGGCACAGTGATGCTGAAAAAGATTTAAAAAAGAACGGCACCATTGCTTCTTTGAGCTTCGGCGCTGAACGCAAATTCAGCTTAAAACACAAACACACAAAAGAAAAACTCTCCTTCGCTTTAGCGCATGGTAGTCTTTTAATCATGAAAGATGAGACTCAGACTCACTGGTTACACAGTTTACCTAAAATGAGAAAGGTTCATCAACCCAGAATAAATCTGACATTTCGCACGATTATCCGCTAG
- a CDS encoding Ada metal-binding domain-containing protein, whose translation MIRHTEIDKASLHSKIRHHELTFAGNGKLKIYGTLSCSSGKKMKQENRLFFTSEQEALERGYRPCGNCMKKEYHKWICSTH comes from the coding sequence ATGATCCGGCACACAGAAATAGACAAGGCCAGTTTGCACTCAAAGATTAGACATCATGAACTCACATTTGCCGGTAACGGAAAATTAAAAATCTACGGAACACTTTCCTGTTCCTCTGGTAAAAAGATGAAACAGGAAAATCGTCTGTTTTTTACTTCCGAACAGGAAGCCCTCGAAAGGGGGTACAGGCCTTGTGGAAATTGCATGAAGAAAGAATATCACAAATGGATTTGTTCAACACACTGA
- a CDS encoding 2OG-Fe(II) oxygenase, with protein MKPIEKRIDKIDWPTVGEELHQKGYAIISKFLSKESCKTLLALYDQPEGYRKKVVMARHRFGLGEYKYFDYPLPDLIETIRSKVYPYLAPIANSWMRVLRTGKSFPSALDDLRKLCLDNRQDKPTPLILRYEKGGFNTMHQDLYGEVYFPMQLVLFLNEPGMDYEGGEFVLIQQTPRAQSKAIVLTPRKGDMLIFPTNFRPAKGNNGYYRAAMKHGVSELHSGKRHTLGIIFHDAQS; from the coding sequence ATGAAACCGATTGAAAAAAGAATAGACAAAATCGACTGGCCGACTGTTGGCGAAGAACTTCATCAGAAAGGATACGCAATTATTTCAAAATTCTTATCCAAAGAATCCTGTAAAACATTGCTGGCTCTTTATGACCAACCCGAAGGCTATCGTAAAAAAGTAGTAATGGCCCGTCACCGGTTTGGTCTAGGTGAATACAAATACTTCGATTATCCACTGCCCGATTTAATCGAAACAATCAGAAGCAAGGTATATCCCTATCTTGCTCCTATTGCCAATTCCTGGATGCGAGTTCTCCGGACCGGGAAATCTTTCCCGTCAGCATTAGACGATTTACGGAAGCTTTGTCTCGACAATCGTCAGGACAAGCCAACTCCGCTAATATTGCGCTACGAAAAAGGCGGATTCAATACCATGCATCAGGATTTATACGGTGAAGTTTACTTTCCGATGCAGCTGGTCTTATTCCTTAATGAACCAGGTATGGATTACGAAGGAGGTGAATTCGTATTGATCCAACAAACTCCCAGAGCTCAATCAAAGGCGATTGTTTTAACGCCTCGAAAAGGCGATATGCTGATATTTCCGACCAATTTCCGTCCGGCGAAGGGGAACAACGGATATTACAGGGCTGCAATGAAACACGGTGTCAGTGAATTACATTCAGGGAAAAGACATACATTAGGAATCATATTTCATGATGCACAGTCTTAG
- a CDS encoding methylated-DNA--[protein]-cysteine S-methyltransferase, which yields MEKQETYNYARIEEAIHFLRNNFRKQPSLEEIAEQVHLSPFHFQRLFAEWAGTTPKKFLQYTSVEYAKKLLRENRATLFDTAFETGLSGTGRLHDLFVSIEGMTPAEYKNGGEKLHINYSFAESPFGNILVASTPKGICHLSFYEKQTGAFAILQNQFPNALFRQNTDLIQENALNIFTRDWSKLNEVKLHLKGTKFQLKVWESLLKIPLGRLSTYGNIAREIEQPTASRGVGSAIGKNPVAYLIPCHRVIQSTGMLSGYRWGTARKSAIIGWEAAKLND from the coding sequence ATGGAAAAGCAAGAAACCTACAATTACGCCCGAATTGAAGAGGCCATTCATTTCTTAAGAAATAATTTCAGGAAACAACCCAGCCTCGAAGAAATTGCAGAGCAAGTTCATCTCAGCCCCTTTCATTTTCAACGGCTTTTCGCTGAATGGGCGGGGACGACCCCAAAGAAGTTCCTACAATACACGAGCGTTGAGTATGCTAAAAAACTATTGAGAGAAAATCGGGCTACGCTGTTCGATACGGCTTTTGAAACAGGCCTTTCAGGAACCGGTAGACTTCATGATCTTTTTGTTTCGATTGAAGGTATGACGCCTGCTGAATATAAAAATGGCGGAGAGAAACTTCATATTAATTACAGTTTTGCCGAAAGCCCTTTTGGTAATATCCTGGTTGCTTCAACCCCCAAGGGTATTTGTCATCTATCATTTTATGAAAAGCAGACAGGCGCATTTGCGATTTTACAAAATCAGTTTCCCAATGCGCTATTCCGGCAAAATACTGATTTAATTCAGGAAAATGCACTGAATATTTTCACTCGTGACTGGAGTAAACTGAACGAGGTCAAACTCCATCTGAAAGGAACGAAGTTCCAGTTAAAAGTATGGGAGTCGTTACTGAAAATTCCGTTGGGAAGATTGTCCACGTATGGGAATATAGCCCGCGAGATCGAGCAGCCTACAGCCTCCAGAGGTGTCGGCTCTGCAATTGGGAAAAATCCCGTAGCCTACTTGATCCCATGCCACAGAGTAATTCAATCCACGGGAATGCTAAGCGGTTACCGCTGGGGAACAGCGCGAAAATCGGCGATTATTGGCTGGGAGGCAGCCAAACTAAATGATTAA
- a CDS encoding DoxX family membrane protein gives MEILFLVARVVVGIYFLENASHHFFQFNMVSNFAKSRGVPMAGTAVIAGGVLLLLGGSSILTGFEPDFGVVSLIMFLLPVTLTVHTFWRFKDPMTRMTERINFTKNLALAGCLTMLLFVPQPWPMSI, from the coding sequence ATGGAAATACTGTTTTTAGTCGCAAGAGTAGTTGTAGGCATCTACTTTTTGGAAAATGCAAGTCATCATTTTTTTCAGTTCAATATGGTTAGCAATTTTGCTAAATCGAGGGGAGTACCAATGGCGGGAACAGCGGTCATCGCAGGAGGTGTGTTATTATTGTTGGGCGGCTCAAGCATTCTTACAGGTTTTGAACCAGACTTCGGCGTGGTTTCATTAATCATGTTCCTCCTGCCCGTAACGTTAACTGTACATACATTCTGGAGATTCAAGGACCCGATGACCAGAATGACCGAGAGAATAAATTTCACCAAAAATCTGGCGCTTGCAGGATGCTTGACAATGCTCCTTTTCGTACCACAGCCATGGCCAATGAGCATCTAA